From the Dama dama isolate Ldn47 chromosome 24, ASM3311817v1, whole genome shotgun sequence genome, one window contains:
- the LOC133046139 gene encoding LOW QUALITY PROTEIN: olfactory receptor 5M9-like (The sequence of the model RefSeq protein was modified relative to this genomic sequence to represent the inferred CDS: inserted 2 bases in 1 codon; deleted 1 base in 1 codon; substituted 1 base at 1 genomic stop codon) encodes MLKENYTDVTEFILLGLTDRADLQPVLFVVFLVIYLITVICNMSMILFIRTDSKLQTPMYFFLSHLSFVDLCYATIVTPQMLVNLSSKKKTISFLGCFIQFDFFISLRLTDSYTLKAMAYDCYMAICKPLLYGSKMSXGICLSLVAAPYTYGFANGLTQTILMLCLSYCGPNEINHFYCADPXVLACSDTYANETAIFTMPNFTDVTEFILLGLTSHQELQVLFFVVFLVVYMITLIGNIAMIILISISPQLQSPMYFFLSHLSFVDVWFSSNVTPKMLENLLSETKTISYVGCLVQCYFFIALVHVEVYILAVMAFDRYMAICTPLLYGGKMSRAVCARLISVPYIYGFSVSLICTLWTYGLYFCGNVEVNHFYCADPPLIKIACGGVHVKEYTMIVIAGINFTYSLSVVLVSYALIVAAVLRMRSADGRRRAFSTCGSHLTAVTMFYGTLIVMYLRRPTEESVEQGKMVAVFYTTVIPMLNPMIYSLRNKDVKEAVNKAIVKANLRQ; translated from the exons ATGTTAAAGGAAAACTACACAGATGTGACTGAGTTTATCCTCCTGGGACTGACAGATCGAGCTGACTTGCAGCCTGTCCTTTTTGTGGTCTTCCTAGTCATCTACCTGATCACAGTCATTTGCAACATGAGCATGATTTtgttcatcagaactgactcaaagctTCAGACTccaatgtacttcttcctcagtcACCTTTCCTTTGTAGACCTCTGTTATGCCACCATTGTCACTCCTCAGATGCTGGTCAATCTCTCATCTAAG AAAAAAACCATTTCCTTCCTTGGTTGCTTTATACAGTTTgactttttcatttccttgaggCTCACAGATAGCTATACACTCAAAGCAATGGCTTATGACTGTTACATGGCCATCTGCAAACCCTTGTTATACGGCAGCAAAATGTCCTGAGGCATCTGCCTCTCTCTCGTTGCTGCTCCTTATACTTATGGCTTTGCAAATGGTCTTACCCAGACCATCCTGATGCTCTGCCTCTCCTACTGTGGACCCAATGAAATCAACCACTTTTACTGTGCGGACCC AGTCCTAGCCTGCTCAGATACTTATGCCAATGAAACTGCCATCTTT ACAATGCCAAATTTCACAGATGTGACAGAATTTATTCTTCTGGGGTTAACCAGTCATCAGGAGCTTCAAGTTCTCTTTTTTGTGGTGTTTCTAGTAGTTTACATGATCACTCTGATAGGGAACATTGCTATGATTATTTTGATCAGCATCAGCCCCCAGCTTCAGAGCCCCATGTACTTTTTCTTGAGTCATTTGTCTTTTGTGGATGTGTGGTTCTCTTCCAATGTCACTCCGAAGATGCTGGAAAACTTACTGTCAGAGACAAAAACCATTTCCTATGTGGGGTGTTTGGTGCAGTGTTACTTCTTCATAGCCCTTGTCCACGTGGAAGTATATATCTTGGCTGTGATGGCCTTTGATCGCTACATGGCCATCTGCACCCCTCTGCTCTACGGCGGTAAAATGTCCAGGGCTGTCTGTGCTCGTCTCATCTCTGTGCCATACATCTATGGATTCTCTGTCAGCCTGATCTGCACGCTGTGGACCTATGGCCTGTACTTCTGCGGAAACGTTGAAGTCAACCACTTCTATTGTGCTGACCCTCCTCTTATCAAGATTGCCTGTGGAGGGGTCCACGTTAAAGAATACACCATGATTGTTATTGCTGGGATTAATTTCACGTATTCCCTCTCAGTGGTTCTCGTTTCCTACGCCCTCATCGTAGCGGCCGTGCTGCGCATGCGCTCTGCCGATGGCAGGAGGAGGGCGTTCTCCACGTGTGGGTCCCACCTGACGGCCGTCACCATGTTTTACGGGACTCTCATCGTCATGTACCTCAGGAGGCCCACTGAAGAGTCTGTGGAGCAGGGGAAGATGGTGGCTGTGTTTTACACCACAGTGATTCCCATGCTGAATCCCATGATCTACAGTTTGAGGAACAAAGATGTGAAAGAGGCGGTCAACAAAGCAATCGTCAAGGCAAACTTGAGGCAGTGA